Proteins encoded by one window of Sulfurimonas hongkongensis:
- a CDS encoding ABC transporter permease codes for MKNLYLIAYLDLKESLRAKWFVVYSLVFGGLIALFFIAGVTESQVMGFSGLSRLLLMYIQITIVILPIFILITTVRSISGDRDNHILEYMLSFPISLKQYYWGKIIGRFITVYLPVLFAMVIAIVYGAFKGADIPWNIFFLYTGLLFAMSSAFLGIAFFISSFVKSSEVALGIAFFIWIFLLAFIDIALISLMMQNRFNEELIIFIAMINPMEIFRVAAISLFDPELTVMGPVAFYILDSMSQSVFVLLSIAYPLSIGLLFAFLGYKIFEKKDLV; via the coding sequence ATGAAAAATTTATACTTAATCGCATATTTGGACCTAAAAGAGTCCCTTAGAGCTAAATGGTTTGTAGTTTACTCTCTTGTTTTTGGAGGGCTTATAGCTCTGTTTTTTATAGCAGGAGTTACAGAGTCACAAGTTATGGGTTTTAGTGGTCTTAGCAGACTTTTGCTTATGTATATACAGATAACTATAGTCATACTGCCTATATTTATCCTCATAACTACAGTTAGATCTATCTCTGGAGATAGAGATAACCACATACTAGAGTATATGCTCTCTTTTCCAATCTCACTAAAGCAATATTACTGGGGCAAGATTATTGGTCGTTTTATCACTGTATATCTTCCTGTTTTGTTTGCTATGGTTATTGCTATAGTCTATGGAGCGTTTAAAGGTGCAGATATTCCTTGGAATATCTTCTTTTTATATACAGGGCTTCTTTTTGCTATGAGCAGTGCGTTTTTAGGTATAGCATTTTTTATATCTTCTTTTGTAAAGTCTAGTGAGGTGGCGCTTGGAATTGCATTTTTTATCTGGATATTTCTGCTCGCTTTTATAGATATCGCGCTTATCTCACTTATGATGCAAAACAGATTTAATGAAGAGCTTATCATTTTTATAGCTATGATAAACCCTATGGAGATTTTCCGCGTGGCTGCCATCTCTCTTTTTGACCCTGAGCTTACAGTTATGGGTCCAGTCGCATTTTATATACTTGACTCTATGAGTCAGAGTGTTTTTGTTTTACTATCCATTGCTTATCCTCTCTCTATTGGGTTGTTATTTGCATTTTTAGGTTACAAGATATTTGAAAAAAAAGATTTAGTTTAA
- a CDS encoding nitrous oxide reductase accessory protein NosL — translation MIKIFLAVVLAYSVALSYEMDYTKETEGLVKKLKVHKGPNWVAKIELTNGKKVFFVSPKAMIEFYHHPGKWFDVGVKSEDDFKDIIVTDFTTLKPINARGAFYVYGSNMVSPAGDDLPAFATYEAADKYAKEHNGKRILNFKEIPEALIKLLNGRI, via the coding sequence GTGATAAAAATATTTTTAGCAGTAGTCTTAGCATATAGTGTAGCCCTTTCTTATGAGATGGATTATACAAAAGAGACAGAGGGTTTGGTAAAAAAGTTAAAGGTTCATAAGGGGCCCAATTGGGTGGCTAAGATAGAGTTAACAAATGGTAAAAAAGTCTTTTTTGTAAGTCCAAAAGCAATGATAGAATTTTATCATCATCCAGGAAAATGGTTTGATGTGGGTGTAAAAAGTGAGGATGATTTTAAAGATATCATAGTCACAGACTTTACAACTCTTAAGCCAATAAATGCTAGAGGTGCTTTTTATGTTTATGGTTCAAACATGGTATCCCCTGCTGGAGATGACCTACCAGCTTTTGCAACATATGAAGCCGCTGATAAGTATGCAAAAGAGCATAATGGCAAAAGAATTTTAAACTTTAAAGAGATTCCAGAGGCACTTATAAAACTTTTAAATGGAAGGATATAG